In the Haloactinospora alba genome, GCCGACCTCGTCGGCAAGGTCGAACAGGGCATCCCCGAGGACGACCCCCGCAACGCCGCCACCATCGCCGACAACGTCGGGGACAACGTCGGGGACTGCGCGGGCATGGCGGCGGACCTGTTCGAGTCCTACGCCGTGGTCCTGGTGGCCTCGCTCATCCTCGGCCGGGTGGCCTTCGGCGTGGAGGGCCTCGTGTTCCCGCTCCTGGTGCCGATGATCGGTGTGATCACCGCCATCATCGGCATCTTCGTCGTGACGCCCCGCCCGCGGGACAAGAGCGGCATGGCCGCCATCAACCGGGGTTTCTTCCTCTCAGCGCTGATCTCCGCCGTACTCGTCGCCGGCGCGGCGGTGGCCTACCTGCCCACCAGCTTCGCCGGGCTGAGCGGGGTCGAGGACGCCGAGATCGCCGCTCTGGACGGCAACCCGCGAATCGTGGCGATCGGCGCGGTACTGGTCGGCCTCGTGCTCGCCGCCGCGATCCAGCTGCTCACCGGTTACTTCACCGAGACCAACCGGCGCCCCGTGCGGGACATCGGGGAGAGCTCCGAGACGGGACCCGCCACGGTCATCCTCTCGGGTGTGTCGGTCGGTCTGGAGTCGGCCGTCTACTCCGCCCTGCTGCTGGCGGGCGCGGTCTACGCCGCCTTCCTCATCGGCGGGCAGAACGTCACCGTCAGCCTGTTCGCGGTGGCACTGGCCGGCACGGGGCTGCTCACCACCGTCGGTGTGATCGTGGCGATGGACACGTTCGGTCCGGTGGCCGACAACGCCCAGGGCATCGCCGAGATGTCCGGTGACGTGGAAGGAAGCGGCGCGGACGTCCTGACCAGTCTGGACGCGGTCGGGAACACGACCAAGGCGATCACGAAGGGCATCGCCATCGCGACGGCGGTGCTGGCGGCGACGGCGCTGTTCGGGGCGTTCCGCACCTCGGTCGAGGGCGCTCTGGCGGAGAGGGGAGTGGACACCGACACGTTCGGACTGTCCATCGACGAACCCAACGTCCTCGTCGGTGTGATCATCGGCGCCTCGGTGGTGTTCCTCTTCACCGGCCTCGCCGTGATGTCGGTGGGCCGCGCCGCGGGACGCGTGGTGGTGGAGGTACGGGACCAGTTCCGTACCTACCCCGGCATCATGGACGGTACGGAGAAACCCAAGTACGCCCGGGTGGTGGACATCTGCACCCGCGACTCGCTGCGGGAGCTCATCACACCGGGTCTGCTCGCCGTGCTCACCCCGATCGCGGTCGGTTTCGCGCTCGGGTACGCACCGCTGGGGGCCTTCCTGGGTGGTGCCATCGCGGCCGGTGTGCTGATGGCGGTGTTCCTCGCCAACTCCGGTGGCGCGTGGGACAACGCCAAGAAACTCGTGGAGGACGGTTACCACGGCGGCAAGGGCTCGGAGGCACACGAGGCGACAGTGATCGGGGACACGGTCGGCGACCCGTTCAAGGACACCGCGGGTCCCGCGATCAACCCCCTGCTGAAGGTCATGAACCTCGTGGCGCTGATCATCGCGCCCACCGTGGTGCTCTACGCCGACAACGTGGCACTGCGCGTGGGGGTGACCACGGTCGCTGTCGTCGTGGTGGCGGGAGCGATCGTGTGGTCCAAGCGCCGTTCCGGCAGTGCCGCGGCGCCCGATGTCCCGGCTGGGGAGGTGGAGTCGCCGGCGGGTGAGCCCACCGGCGACTCCGGTGACTCCACCACTGCCGCTTCGGAGAGCGCCGTGGAGGACGAGGAGCACCTGACGAACGGCTCTCCCCAGAGTTGAGCCGTACCGGCGGGATGTGAACCGTGGTGGCCGTCCGGGGGGAACCGCCCCCTGGGCGGCCACCACACGTAACGGCATAGGCTGGGGACGCGAACCGAGGACGAGTGGAGGTGCCGGCCGGTGTCCGGGATGCGAGGGCTCGCCGTCGTGGTGGGAACGATGCTCGGGTTCATGGCGCTGGTCGCCGCGCTGGCTTCCGTGGTGTCCCCATGAGTAGGCAGCTGGTGTTCGTCCGGCACGGCGAGGCCGAAGCGGGCGGTGTCAGAACGGCGGACCGGGAGCGCGCGCTGACCGGTAACGGACGCGCTCAGGCGCAGGCGGCGGGAAGCCTGCTCGCCCGTTCCGGAGTCGTCTGTGACCACGTGTTGTGCTCGACCGCCGTACGCGCTCGCCAGACGTTGGAACTCGCTCTGCCGCAGATGGCACGGACACCTGTCGTGGACTACGACTCGTCGCTGTACGGGGCTGCTCCGGAGACGGTGCTCGAACTCGTCAGCGTGGTCCCCGCTGACGTGACGACCCTGGCCGTGGTGGGGCACAACCCCGCGATGGCACAGTTGGTGGCCGCCTTCACGGGAAACGGGGGACCGGTGGCGTTCGCCCCCGCCAGTGTGGCCGTGGCCACCGTTGACCAGGACTGGCTCTACGTCACTCCTGAGGCGGGAACCGCCCAGATTCTCGGGTAGAGTGGTGGACGAACCCAGCGGCTCACGGCGTGTGGACGGGCGGGTTGGCCCCGTACAGGGTCGGTTTGCTTGTTCCGCGTGATCCGCTACAGTGGGTTGGGTCGCTTTGGGCCGGGATGCTGGCCGGGCGGCCGTTCGTTTCCCGCAGTGTTTGGTGGGAAGCGGGAATTCAGGCGCTACTTTCCTCCGCAGAACCGCACGGATGTGTGCATGGTTCAGGGGAAAACGGTGCTAGAATTCAGAAAAGCTGCACAGCCACACGGTGGCGGAATTGCGGGCCGGACGGTGTTCGCCACACCGATTTGGCCGGGATACGCACCGGGTGGTACTGTGGAGAACACAGAAAAACGTTAAAAACTCCGTTTTCCCGGAAGAGCCCGTTGGGGTTTGTGTGGGTTGGACGGTTGTTTCTTGAGAACTCAACAGCGCGTTTGTTTGTCTTGTGCTTCGATAGTTTTGGCCCCTGGCCCACACGTGGTGTGGGCGGGTTTTAGTGAATGGTCATGACCACCCGGTTGGGTGGTTGGCCGGGATCTCGGCCATCTGGGTTTTCCCCTGCACGGTGTGTGGGGGTGTTGGACCTGAATGGAGAGTTTGATCCTGGCTCAGGACGAACGCTGGCGGCGTGCTTAACACATGCAAGTCGAGCGCGCCATCCTGCTTTCGGGTGGGGTGGTGAGCGGCGAACGGGTGAGTAACACGTGAGTAACCTGCCCCTGACTCTGGGATAAGCCGGGGAAACCCGGTCTAATACCGGATATGACCACTGCCCGCATGGGTTGGTGGTGGAAAGGTGTCTTTCTGGTTGGGGATGGGCTCGCGGCCTATCAGCTTGTTGGTGGGGTGAGGGCCTACCAAGGCGATTACGGGTAGCCGGCCTGAGAGGGCGGTCGGCCACACTGGGACTGAGACACGGCCCAGACTCCTACGGGAGGCAGCAGTGGGGAATCTTGCGCAATGGGCGAAAGCCTGACGCAGCGACGCCGCGTGGGGGATGACGGCCTTTGGGTTGTAAACCTCTTTTACCACTGAAGCAGGCCATGCACGTGGTGTGTGGTTGACGGTAGGTGGGGAATAAGGACCGGCTAACTACGTGCCAGCAGCCGCGGTAATACGTAGGGTCCGAGCGTTGTCCGGAATTATTGGGCGTAAAGAGCTCGTAGGCGGCGTGTCGCGTCTGCTGTGAAAGTCCGGGGCTTAACTCCGGTTTGGCAGTGGATACGGGCATGCTTGAGGCAGGTAGGGGAGACTGGAATTCCTGGTGTAGCGGTGAAATGCGCAGATATCAGGAGGAACACCGGTGGCGAAGGCGGGTCTCTGGGCCTGACCTGACGCTGAGGAGCGAAAGCGTGGGTAGCGAACAGGATTAGATACCCTGGTAGTCCATGCTGTAAACGTTGGGCGCTAGGTGTGGGGACTTTCCACGGTTTCCGTGCCGTAGCTAACGCATTAAGCGCCCCGCCTGGGGAGTACGGCCGCAAGGCTAAAACTCAAAGGAATTGACGGGGGCCCGCACAAGCGGCGGAGCATGTTGCTTAATTCGACGCAACGCGAAGAACCTTACCAAGGTTTGACATCGCCGGTAATCCATCAGAGATGGTGGGTCCTTTTGGGGATCGGTGACAGGTGGTGCATGGCTGTCGTCAGCTCGTGTCGTGAGATGTTGGGTTAAGTCCCGCAACGAGCGCAACCCTTGTTCCATGTTGCCAGCACGTGGTGGTGGGGACTCATGGGAGACTGCCGGGGTCAACTCGGAGGAAGGTGGGGACGACGTCAAGTCATCATGCCCCTGATGCCTTGGGCTGCAAACATGCTACAATGGCCGGTACAGTGGGCGTGCGATACCGTGAGGTGGAGCGAATCCCATAAAGCCGGTCTCAGTTCGGATTGGGGTCTGCAACTCGACCCTATGAAGGTGGAGTCGCTAGTAATCGCGGATCAGCAATGCCGCGGTGAATACGTTCCCGGGCCTTGTACACACCGCCCGTCACGTCATGAAAGTCGGCAACACCCGAAACGTGTGGCCCAACCACGGTTGTGGGGGGAGTGCGTGAAGGTGGGGCTGGCGATTGGGACGAAGTCGTAACAAGGTAGCCGTACCGGAAGGTGCGGCTGGATCACCTCCTTTCTAAGGAGCTGGTGCCTGCCCCGTGGTGTTTTTGTTGTTGTTGTTTGGGGTGGGTGGCTCAGTGTTTTGTGGACCCGGCATGGGTGCCGTTGGCGCCCGGTCGGGAAACGGGAGCATGAAGACGAACGAAACCATGTGCCGTGGCCTCTGTTGTGGGGTTGTGGTGGGTGGTTGCGCGCTGTTGGGTGTCTGAGGGAGCAACCGCTGTGTGCGGGGTGCTTCTGGCCACCCCAACGAAGACTGTGCTGGTCTTGGTGGGTGCCGTGGGCCTGTGGTGGCAGGTTGGATGCTGTGGTTTTCCGGCTGGTGTCGGGAAGCTGGGTGTCTGGTTCTGCTGGTGCGGGTGCGGTGTCTGCTGGGTCTGGTTGTGGTTGTGGTTGGGTGTGTGGCTGGGTGTTTGATTTGTGGATAGTGTGCGCGAGCATCGTGTATCTGTGGTGGCCAAGTAGTAGTGGCATACGGTGGATGCCTTGGTACCAGGCGCCGATGAAGGACGTGGGAGACCGCGATAGTCCATGGGGAGTTGTCAACCAAGCGGTGATCCGTGGGTGTCCGAATGGGGGAACCTAGCCCGAGTTGTGTCGGGTTGCCTCTGTCTGAATGTATAGGGCAGTTGGTGGTAACGCGGGGAAGTGAAACATCTCAGTACCCGCAGGAAGAGAAAACAACGGTGATTCCCTTAGTAGTGGTGAGCGAACGGGGATGTGGCTAAACCATGCGCGTGTCAAGGCGGCAGCTGTTGCGTGTGTGGGGTTGTGGGATGTGCCTGTGGGAGTCTGCCGGCTTCCGCTGGGGCCAGTGTGGTGAGTCGAATCCGGTGGGATCCGGAACCAAAGAGGGTGAGAGTCCCGTAGGTGGAGTTGCGCTGGTTGCGGTGGGCATGGTCCCGAGTAGCGCGGAGCCCGTGAAATTCCGTGTGAATCTGGCAGGACCACCTGTCAAGCCTAAATACGTCCTGGTGACCGATAGTGGACGAGTACCGTGAGGGAAAGGTGAAAAGTGCCCCGGTGAGGGGTGGTGAAAGAGGTCTTGAAACCGTGTGCTGTCAAGCCGTCAGAGCTGCCTTGTTGGGGTGGTGATGGCGTGCCTATTGAAGAATGAGCCTGCGAGTTGTGGTGTGTGGCGAGGTTAACCCGTGTGGGGGAGCCGTAGCGAAAGCGAGTTCTAATGGGGCGTGAGTCGCATGCTGCAGACCCGAAGCGGAGTGAGCTACCCATGGCCAGGGTGAAGCGTCGGTAAGACGTCGTGGAGGCCCGCACCCACCAGGGTTGAAAACCTGGGGGATGAGCTGTGGGTAGGGGTGAAAGGCCAATCAAACTCTGTGATAGCTGGTTCTCCCCGAAATGCATTTAGGTGCAGCGTTGCATGGTGCGTGGCGGAGGTAGAGCGACTGGTTGGTCGATGGGCCGTATTGGTTACTGAGATCAGCTAAACTCCGAATGCCGTCACGTGGGAGTGCAGCAGTGAGACTGCGGGGGACAAGCTCCGTGGTCGAGAGGGAAACAGCCCAGATCGCCAGCTAAGGCCCCTAAGCGTGTGCTGAGTGGGAAAGGTTGTGTAGTTGCTGAGACAACCAGGAGGTTGGCTTAGAAGCAGCCATCCTTGAAAGAGTGCGTAATAGCTCACTGGTCAAGTGATTATGCGCCGATAATGTAGCGGGGCTGAAGCACACCGCCGAAGCTGTGGAGCCCCACCGTTGGTGGGGTTGGTAGGGGAGCGTCGCTGCCTGCGGTGAAGTCTTCGGGTGACCGGGGGTGGAGCGGTAGCGAGTGCGAATGCAGGCATGAGTAGCGAGACCAGGGTGAGAAACCCTGGCGCCGAGTGACTCAGGGTTCCTGGGGCAGGTTAATCCGCCCAGGGTGAGTCGGGACCTAAGGCGAGGCCGACAGGCGTAGTCGATGGATAACGGGTTGATATTCCCGTACCCGTGCGTATGCGTCCGGACCGGCATGTGGGTATGCTAACCACCACCATGATGCTGTCGCACCTGCGGGTGTGGTGGTGTTGTGGCGTGGGATCCGACCATGTGTGGGTCAGCGATGGGGTGACGCAGAGGGGGAGCTCTACCGGGCGGTGGTTGTCCCGGGATAAGCGTGTAGCCCGCAGTATAGGCAAATCCGTGCTGCAGTGGGGTGAGGCGTGATGTCGAGCCGGTGTGGCGAAGTGAGTGGCCCCGTGCTGTCGAGAAAAGCCTCTAGTGAGTGTGCGTGCGGCCCGTACCCGAAACCGACGCAGGTGGTCAGGTAGAGAATACCGAGGCGGTCGGGTGAACCATGGTTAAGGAACTCGGCAAATTGTCCCCGTAACTTTGGGAGAAGGGGAGCCCGGTGTGGTGAACACCCGTGCGGTGGGAGCTGCGCTGGGTCGCAGATACCAGGGGGAAGCGACTGTTTATTAAAAACACAGGTCCGTGCGAAGTCGTAAGACGCGGTATACGGACTGACGCCTGCCCGGTGCCGGAACGTTAAGAGGACTGGTGAGCCCTGCGGGGTGAGGCTGGGAATCTAAGCGCCGGTAAACGGCGGTGGTAACTATAACCATCCTAAGGTAGCGAAATTCCTTGTCGGGTAAGTTCCGACCTGCACGAATGGCGTAACGACTTCCCCGCTGTCTCAACCATGGGCCCGGTGAAATTGCACTACGAGTAAAGATGCTCGTTTCGCGCAGCAGGACGGAAAGACCCCGGGACCTTCACTACAGCTTGACATTGGTGTGTGGGATGGTTTGTGTAGGATAGGTGGGAGCCTGGGAAGCTGACACGCCAGTGTTGGTGGAGGCGTTGGTGAAATACCACTCTGATCATGTCGTACACCTCAACCCGCGCCCGTGATCCGGGTGGGGGACCGTGTCTGGTGGGTAGTTTAACTGGGGCGGTTGCCTCCTAAAAGGTAACGGAGGCGCCCAATGGTTCCCTCGGCCTGGTTGGTAATCAG is a window encoding:
- a CDS encoding SixA phosphatase family protein; this encodes MSRQLVFVRHGEAEAGGVRTADRERALTGNGRAQAQAAGSLLARSGVVCDHVLCSTAVRARQTLELALPQMARTPVVDYDSSLYGAAPETVLELVSVVPADVTTLAVVGHNPAMAQLVAAFTGNGGPVAFAPASVAVATVDQDWLYVTPEAGTAQILG
- a CDS encoding sodium-translocating pyrophosphatase encodes the protein MSGLSLAAEGGQDLTLGGMDVTLVIVVSAVALLALAVAGWLVREVLAGGQGTERMRDISLAVQEGAAAYLKRQFRTLVIFVIAIPLLLLLLPADTEAVRYGRSLFFALGAVFSALTGFIGMWLAVRGNARVAAAARAGGPDSERSAMRIAFRTGGVAGMFTVGLGLLGAALVVLLYQGNAPAVLEGFGFGAALLAMFMRVGGGIFTKAADVGADLVGKVEQGIPEDDPRNAATIADNVGDNVGDCAGMAADLFESYAVVLVASLILGRVAFGVEGLVFPLLVPMIGVITAIIGIFVVTPRPRDKSGMAAINRGFFLSALISAVLVAGAAVAYLPTSFAGLSGVEDAEIAALDGNPRIVAIGAVLVGLVLAAAIQLLTGYFTETNRRPVRDIGESSETGPATVILSGVSVGLESAVYSALLLAGAVYAAFLIGGQNVTVSLFAVALAGTGLLTTVGVIVAMDTFGPVADNAQGIAEMSGDVEGSGADVLTSLDAVGNTTKAITKGIAIATAVLAATALFGAFRTSVEGALAERGVDTDTFGLSIDEPNVLVGVIIGASVVFLFTGLAVMSVGRAAGRVVVEVRDQFRTYPGIMDGTEKPKYARVVDICTRDSLRELITPGLLAVLTPIAVGFALGYAPLGAFLGGAIAAGVLMAVFLANSGGAWDNAKKLVEDGYHGGKGSEAHEATVIGDTVGDPFKDTAGPAINPLLKVMNLVALIIAPTVVLYADNVALRVGVTTVAVVVVAGAIVWSKRRSGSAAAPDVPAGEVESPAGEPTGDSGDSTTAASESAVEDEEHLTNGSPQS